The nucleotide sequence ggggtcttgctgtgttgctcaggctgggccttgaactcctgggctcaagcaatcctccagcctcagcctcccgagtagcttgcaCTATACTCGTGCCATCACTCCTGGCCATTCCAGctcttttattttaacaaaataaagataaatgaatgtattttaaaaattgcaatcctgaattaaataatttgtctTCAGGCTTCTTCCTTGGAAACTGAGATGGCCAAAtgtaaaattgtttatattttatttttttaataaggtTTGAATACATTATAGAAAATAGGGAGTTATTTTAGCTCAGTATGACTGGTAATAACACCCTggggaaattttttttcaaaatctactCAGAGGTAGGAAATCAATTTCTGGAAACCAGACCATTGAAAACAGACTACTTTTGatgaaatatgaataataaaatcTCAGTAGTGACAAGTCTGACTACCTCTGCCCTCTCTAGCCTTTGGCTCTAACCTTAAactgattttacatttttttctcttgactcATTTGAGAAGCCCTTATAGAACATCTTATTTTGCATAGTACAGTGGGCTcagcattcatttttattgattataATTGCTCTGTTCAAAGCATAATAATTTAGGAAATTGTATTTTTCCTCAGGACTTGGACTAAAGTCTGATGAACTTCCCAATCAGATGAGCATGGATGATTGGCCAGAAATGAAGAAGAAGTTTGCAGATGTATTTGCAAAGAAGACGAAGGCAGAGTGGTGTCAAATCTTTGACGGCACAGATGCCTGTGTGACTCCAGTTCTGACTTTTGAGGAGGTTGTTCATCATGATCACAACAAGGAACGGGGCTCGTTTATCACCAATGAGGAGCAGGACGTGAGCCCCCGCCCTGCACCTCTGCTGTTAAACACCCCAGCCATCCCTTCTTTCAAAAGGGATCCTTTCGTAGGAGAACACACTGAGGAGATACTTGAAGAATTTGGATTCAGCCGCGAAGAGATTTATCAGCTTAACTCAGATAAAATCATTGAAAGTAATAAGGTAAAAGCTAGTCTCTAACTTCCAGGCCCACAGCTCAAGTGAATTTGAATACTGCATTTACAGTGTAGAGTAACACATAACATTGTATGCATGGAAACATGGAGGAACAGTATTACAGTGTCCTACCACTCTAATCAAGAAAAGAATTACAGACTCTGATTCTACAGTGATGATTGAATTCTAAAAATGGTTATCATTAGGGCTTTTGATTTATAAAACTTTGGGTACTTATACTAAATTATGGTAGTTATTCTGCCTTCCAGTTTGCTTGATATATTTGTTGATATTAAGATTCTTGACTTATATTTTGAATGGGTTCTAGTGAAAGAGGAATGATATATTCTTGAAGACATCgatatacatttatttacacTCTTGATTCTACAATGTAGAAAATGATGAAATGCCACAAATTGTATGGTGATAAAAGTCACGTGAAACAGAGTGATTGGTTGCATCCAGGCCTTTTGTCTTGGTGTTCATGATCTCCCTCTAAGCACATTCCAAACTTCAGCAACAGTTATCACACTTTGTAATTTGCAAAGAAAAGTTTCACCTGTATTGAATCAGAATGCCTTCAACTGAAAAAAACATATCCAAAATAATGAGGAAATGTGTTGGCTCACTACCTAGAGTCCAGAGGGACAGTCAGTTTTAGGGTTGCCTGTATCCAGTAACTGGGGGCCTGTTTCCCCGTGGGTCTCTGGGCTGTCagctttcctttctccctgtgttTGATTTCTCCTCAGGCTGGTAGCAAGTTCTGGATCTTATACCCAACACGCAGCAACATCCAGAAATAAAGATCTCAGGACCCCCCAGCAAGTCGTTTTGTGTCTCCTTGGACTAAGTTAAGTTACAAGCCTTTCTTATACCTGTCTTTGACAAAGAAGACGGGATTGTCTTTACATAAAACCAGCCTGCTCCTGGAGCTTCCCTGGACTCAACTTCCTAAAGGCATGTGAGGAAGGGGTAGATTCCACAATCTAATCCGGGTGCCATCAGAGTAGAGGGAGTAGAGAATGGATGTTGGGTAGGCCATCAATAAGGTCCATTCTGCGCAGTATCTCAACTGCCGTTCAACAATCGCAAGAGGAAGGTGGAGCAGGTTTCTTCATCttacagttgagaaaacagaGACTCAGAAGGGCTTCTTAGTTCATGTTTCCCTTAGCGCCTCAGTGATTTTTTCATGGTGGCTTAGGCCAAAAGAAATATCTAACCattcaatttataaataattaggTCCCCaacaaattaaatattatgtCCTACCAACTTATTAGCTGcttgaaaaatataatacacataaataaaaaaatatatttttcatttctatttcattgttAATCACAACTACTTACTAAGGAGATGTATGCACCTATTGGACACTGTGCAACTTCTCACCTGGAATGAGATTGGACACTGCTGCCCTCATTTTCTGCTCCATGTTGGTGTCCATATAGTACTTGATTTTTTATCAGACGGCCTGGAAAACCCAGTctcacaaaaatatgaaattatcggAAGGATTATAGTGCAATCTTATGTTGAAAGCATGAACTACCTCACTAGTAGTTCATGTGATGTCTGACAGATGTTGAGTTTCATTGTGTTTATgtgttcaaatttttaaatattctgagaTACTCTTGTGAGGTCACTCTAATGCCCTGGGTGCCTTGGCACAGTTTTAGAAATACCAGTTGAAACTATTTGCTCAGGAATATGCAACTAGGAAGGGGCAGAATCAGAATTTAAGCTTTCGTATTCTAGCCTTCAGTCTTGTTCTTCAACCATTTTTAGGAACTTTCCCATAAGGTTATGTTTTCCAGCCCAGgcatggaggatcacttgaggccgagagttcgagaccagcctggggaacttgGCTGGACCTCCGTTTCTacgaaataaaaattaaaaaattatccaggtatggtggtgtgtgcctgtagtcctatctactcaagggtggggcaggaggatcacttgaggccgagaattcgagaccagcctggggaacttgGCTGGACCTCTGTTTCTacgaaataaaaattaaaaaattatccaggtatggtggtgtgtgcctgtagtcctatctactcaagggtggggcaggaggatcacttgagcccaggaattagaggccACAGTGAattaggattgcaccactgcactctagcccaggcaacagaacaagaccctgtctctaaataaataaataaataaaataataataaaaaagatgtttTCCCTACAACTCAGACTTTTCATTTGAACTCAGGGTCCAGCAAGGAAAATATAACCCACTCGAAGTCTTTAAAACAGAggaaatttaatataaagaattccACTGGTGACGAAAGAGCAGAGAAGCCCAGGAGATAGTGAGGCAACCCTGATAGGAACATAACTAGGAAGCCAAGACCACTCCTATGGTTGCAGGGGTGATGGGAAAGCTGGTGTACTTGGACCCAGAAGCCAAAGTTGCTGCACCCACCTTGGAGACATAGACACTGGCAGTAATACctcagggagaagaaagaaatctaGGGAAATATCctggcttctttccttttctctctcccctagTCTTCCTAACAGTGTCTCCCATTAGCCAAATCTACCTAGAAGCCAGAAAACAAGGGAACCCTGGAAATGTAGCCCCAAAAGATAAAGAGCACCAAAGGAAACAGATCTGAGCAGACAGGCAGCACAAAATGCAGTGTGTATGGTTTATTCACTCAGTAATTCctttagcaaatgtttattgaggatCTACTAGGTGCCAGGTATCATGATACTTGCTGGGGATACcataatgaacaaaacagacctgTTCTCTGCTCTTCAGGAAATCAAAGACAAACACAGGATATGGAATAAACCCAGAATTATCTCATTGTAAAATGTGTTAAGTACCACGAGGAGAAATATCAGGGTGATCTGACACAGCTAATGATTTGAAGAAGGGTGTGACCTGCCACCATTTTAAATCTAGTTATTTCACTCCTGAGCTGTGTGTGTGGAAAACTTGTAGTAAAAAATAGAATGTCTATATTTATAAAAGAAGTTTATGAAAAGATatcaatttatttacattttgacaAACTCTATGTAATAAGGCTTTATTACCTCACAGCCATGTGTGTGATCATGTGTAATAgcatgtgtgtatgagagagagaagcCATGTGTAATTATGTGTAATAACGTCTGTGAGAGAGAAGCCATGTGTGTGATCATGTAAAATAACGTGTGTGAGAGAAGCCATGTGTGTGATCGTGTAAAATAACGTGTGTGAGAAGCCGTGTGTGATGTGTAATAACACGTGTGTGAGAGAAGCTATGTGTGCAATCATGTGTAatagcatgtgtgtgtgagagaagccATGAGTCCGATCATGTGTAATAACGAGAAAAGCCCCATGTGTGATCATGTGTAatagtgtgtgtgagagaaaagCCATGTGTGTGGTCATGTGTAAtaatgtgtgtgagagagaagccATGTGTGATCGTTGTGTAATAACGTGTGTGAGAGAGAAGCCATGTGTGATCATGTGCAatagcatgtgtgtgtgagagaagccATGTGTGATCATGTGTAatagtgtgtgtgagagagaagctGTCATGTGTAATAATGTGTGAGAGAAGCCGTGTATGATCATGTGTAATAACGTGAGAGGAGCCATGTGTGACCATGTGTAATAACGTGTGTGAGAGAAGCCATGTGTGTGATCATGTGTAATAAAATGCATGAGAAGCCATGTGTGATCATGTGTAATAGCATGTGAGAGAGAAGCCATGTGTGATCATGTGTAATAACGCATGTGAGAGAAGCCATGTGTGACCATGTGTAATGTGTGTGAGAGAAGCCATGTGTGATCATGTGTAATAGCATGTGTGTGAAGCCATGTGTATGATCATGTGTAATAACATGCATGAGAAGCCATGTGTGATCATGTGTAATAGCATGTATGTGAGAGAGAAACCATGTGTGATCATGTGTAGTAATGTGTGTGAGAGAAGCCATGTGTGTGATCATGTGTAatagcatgtgtgtgtgagaagCCATGTGTGATCATGTGTAatagcatgtgtgtgtgagagaagccAGGTGTGATCACGTTTAATagcgtgtgtgtgagagagaagccATGTGTGTGATCATGTGTAATAATTGTGTGAGAGAAGCCACGTGTGTGATCATGTGTAatagcatgtgtgtgtgagagagaaaccGTGTGTGTGATCATGTGTAATACTGTCTGAGAGAGGCCATGTGTGTGATCACGTGTAATAacgtgtgtgagagagagggagagaagccaTGTGTGTGATCAcgtgtaattgtgtgtgtgtgagagagagagagaaagagagggggaaCAGTACAAAGGAGGATCCctttagaaaaatattccaaCGTCTTAAGGAGCCAGAGGGCTCATTCACAGCTGCTAATCTCTGTCATGCTTTCCAGCACCACCCCCTCCCTCTCATCATAACTTGTGATCTTAGAGGCAGGAAAGAATTtgagcccctcccccagcctgacCATCTCTGTTGGTTGCTCGGCCAGGCTCCACGTCAAATTCAGTTTGAAACACAGACCCTAGGACCACGCAGGAGGTGGTGGGCTCGCAGGAAGGTTCCTCTCTCAGTGGCCATGGGTGGCAACAGTGGGCAGGCTGGCCGCCACATCTATAAATCCCTAGCTCATGATGGCCCCTTTGACTCTGTGGAGCCGCCTAAAAGACCCACCAGCAGACTCATCATGCACAGCATGGCCATGTTCGGAAGAGAGTTCTGCTACGCGGTGGAGGCAGCGTATGTGACCCCAGTCCTGCTCAGCGTGGGTCTGCCCAGCAGCCTGTACAGCATTGTGTGGTTCCTCAGCCCCATCCTGGGATTCCTGCTGCAGCCCGTGGTCGGATCGGCCAGCGACCACTGCCGGTCCAGGTGGGGCCGCCGGAGACCCTACATCCTCACCCTGGCAGTCATGATGCTCGTGGGCATGGCTCTGTACCTCAATGGGGCTACTGTTGTAGCAGGTAAGTGGGCTGCACAAGGTGGGCAGGCAGGGATATGTGTCTTAGTGTGTACCTCTACAGGAGGAGGATGTTAATGTGTTTGACCTTTCCTAGAAATTTGTTAGAATTGATCTCTCCTAGGTTACAATGAACTTCCCCTTTGACAAATTTGGCCCAGATTCTGTGGTTGGGGAGCCTCTACTTctagaaatatcaaaataaatatgtttcatggttgtgaagatttaaaaataggattaaatttgtatctattttattaaattt is from Pan troglodytes isolate AG18354 chromosome 4, NHGRI_mPanTro3-v2.0_pri, whole genome shotgun sequence and encodes:
- the SLC45A2 gene encoding membrane-associated transporter protein isoform X3; amino-acid sequence: MCVITCNCVCVREREKERGNSTKEDPFRKIFQRLKEPEGSFTAANLCHAFQHHPLPLIITCDLRGRKEFEPLPQPDHLCWLLGQAPRQIQFETQTLGPRRRWWARRKVPLSVAMGGNSGQAGRHIYKSLAHDGPFDSVEPPKRPTSRLIMHSMAMFGREFCYAVEAAYVTPVLLSVGLPSSLYSIVWFLSPILGFLLQPVVGSASDHCRSRWGRRRPYILTLAVMMLVGMALYLNGATVVAALIANPRRKLVWAISVTMIGVVLFDFAADFIDGPIKAYLFDVCSHQDKEKGLHYHALFTDSQGNDIKVTAESTGEHASSLPLPLHQPPHWMDGLPVQHAVLHRFHGPDCVPRGSL